A genomic stretch from Coraliomargarita sinensis includes:
- a CDS encoding ANL family adenylate-forming protein yields MTIETASTVEGLAQLIAIADTNRIALPLPPSLPDTERKRMRGIAQNSPLYDKLSGSGLILFSSGTSGEPKGMLHKLSALLNRFEPLPTRKDRTLQLLLIDHIGGLDAAFRCLFSGSTLIIPEARTPEDAGRAIETHKVNILPASPTFLNLMLMNSMHEHYDCSSVEIIAYGAEAMPAPLLQRLRASFPNADLQQKFGTSETGAVRIESQGSESLFFRIKDPDTEWKIIEDELWLKTPSRIIGYLNADESSLEADGWYRTGDLVEEGPNGSIRIIGRQSATINVGGQKVHPSEVEAVLLNVDGIDACHVYGEPDPITGQRVACRIFSSEEKDSLAWKRAIRNHCRGKLAPWKIPSNVTIGDQLSVNTRMKRD; encoded by the coding sequence GTGACGATCGAAACGGCCAGCACGGTGGAGGGCCTTGCCCAACTCATTGCCATCGCCGACACCAATCGAATCGCCCTACCCCTGCCACCCTCGCTGCCCGATACCGAGCGCAAGCGTATGAGGGGGATTGCACAAAATTCGCCACTCTATGATAAGCTATCGGGAAGCGGACTCATCCTTTTCAGCAGCGGGACCAGCGGTGAACCCAAGGGAATGCTGCACAAATTATCCGCGCTACTCAACCGCTTTGAGCCGCTGCCAACACGCAAAGACCGAACACTCCAGCTCCTCCTCATCGATCACATTGGCGGGCTCGACGCGGCCTTTCGCTGCCTTTTTTCCGGATCCACCTTGATCATCCCCGAAGCACGCACACCCGAAGACGCCGGACGCGCCATCGAAACGCACAAGGTCAATATACTGCCAGCCTCGCCCACTTTCCTCAACCTCATGCTGATGAACAGCATGCACGAACACTACGATTGTAGCTCGGTCGAGATCATCGCCTACGGCGCAGAAGCCATGCCAGCTCCGTTACTCCAACGCCTCCGAGCAAGCTTCCCGAACGCCGACCTGCAACAAAAATTCGGCACCAGCGAAACCGGCGCTGTTCGAATCGAAAGCCAGGGCAGCGAGAGCCTATTTTTTCGTATCAAAGATCCGGATACAGAATGGAAGATCATTGAGGATGAACTCTGGTTGAAAACCCCTTCCCGGATCATCGGCTATCTTAACGCCGATGAAAGTTCGCTTGAAGCCGACGGTTGGTACCGCACCGGCGACCTCGTTGAGGAAGGCCCAAACGGCAGCATCCGCATCATCGGGCGACAAAGCGCCACCATCAATGTGGGCGGCCAAAAGGTGCATCCTTCCGAAGTTGAAGCCGTGCTTTTGAACGTGGACGGTATCGACGCCTGCCATGTTTACGGAGAGCCCGACCCGATCACCGGGCAGCGTGTCGCTTGCAGGATTTTCAGCTCCGAAGAAAAGGATTCACTCGCCTGGAAGCGGGCCATCCGAAATCACTGCCGGGGCAAGCTGGCTCCTTGGAAAATACCGTCGAACGTGACGATTGGTGATCAACTCAGTGTTAATACGCGGATGAAGCGGGACTAG
- a CDS encoding SDR family NAD(P)-dependent oxidoreductase, with the protein MKTIVITGTRKGIGKSLAEYYLEEGWQVAGCSRGESNIEHANYRHFSLDVSDEPAVVAMARSLKKEFGGVDALLNNAGIASMNHALLTPAGTVNRILSTNVVGTFLFCREMAKLMRTKKCGRIVNFTTVAHPLNLEGEAIYAASKAAVESLTRILSRELAELGITVNAVGPTPIDTDLIRGVPQVKTDALIQRQAIRRLGEVRDVINTIDFYLRPESDFITGQVLYLGGVT; encoded by the coding sequence ATGAAAACCATCGTCATCACCGGCACCCGTAAGGGGATCGGAAAATCGCTCGCTGAGTACTATCTTGAAGAAGGCTGGCAAGTCGCCGGTTGCAGCCGCGGCGAATCCAATATCGAGCACGCGAACTATCGCCATTTCTCTCTGGACGTAAGCGACGAGCCCGCCGTCGTGGCAATGGCACGTTCCCTCAAAAAAGAGTTCGGAGGCGTCGATGCCCTACTGAATAATGCCGGCATTGCATCAATGAATCACGCCCTGCTCACACCGGCAGGAACGGTGAACCGAATCCTTTCGACCAACGTTGTCGGCACATTTCTCTTCTGCCGCGAGATGGCCAAACTGATGCGGACTAAAAAGTGCGGCCGGATCGTCAATTTCACTACGGTGGCACATCCGCTCAATCTGGAAGGCGAAGCCATTTACGCCGCCAGTAAGGCGGCTGTGGAAAGCCTCACCCGTATCCTTTCGCGTGAACTTGCGGAGCTCGGCATCACGGTCAACGCCGTCGGCCCGACACCGATCGATACCGATCTCATTCGTGGCGTGCCCCAGGTAAAGACGGACGCACTCATCCAGCGCCAGGCGATTCGACGTCTCGGCGAAGTCCGCGACGTGATTAACACCATCGATTTCTATCTTCGTCCCGAGAGCGACTTCATTACGGGACAAGTGCTCTACCTCGGCGGGGTAACGTGA
- a CDS encoding sugar transferase, with translation MKRLFDIAISLLLLVALALPLCLLCIGQLCLLGRPIFFKQERAGEGGKSFSIIKFRSMRNGSGSDAERLTRWGQFLRSTSLDEFPELLNVLRGDMSLVGPRPLPTKYLSRYSAEQARRHEVPPGITGWAQVNGRNGLSWDRQFELDLWYVENRSFLLDLKILGLTILTVFRRENISAQGEATRSEFTGSNKPPRL, from the coding sequence ATGAAGCGCCTCTTCGACATCGCGATTTCCCTGCTCCTGCTGGTTGCTCTGGCGTTGCCACTTTGCCTGCTCTGCATTGGCCAACTTTGTCTCTTGGGACGCCCCATCTTTTTCAAACAGGAACGAGCTGGCGAGGGCGGCAAGTCCTTCAGCATCATCAAATTCCGCAGCATGCGAAATGGCTCCGGCAGCGATGCTGAGCGCCTCACCCGCTGGGGGCAATTTCTCCGCTCCACCAGCTTGGATGAATTTCCCGAGCTCTTAAACGTGCTCCGTGGGGATATGAGTCTGGTGGGCCCTCGCCCCTTACCGACAAAATATTTGTCACGCTATTCTGCGGAGCAGGCCCGCCGCCACGAAGTCCCCCCGGGTATCACCGGTTGGGCTCAGGTCAATGGTCGGAACGGACTTTCTTGGGATCGACAGTTCGAGCTGGACCTCTGGTATGTCGAAAACCGTTCCTTCTTGCTGGATCTGAAAATTCTCGGTTTAACCATTCTGACAGTTTTCCGCCGCGAGAATATCTCTGCTCAAGGTGAAGCCACCCGCAGCGAATTCACCGGCTCGAACAAACCTCCCAGACTTTAA
- a CDS encoding putative 4-mercaptohistidine N1-methyltransferase has product MAVNPYESDELLQQYLVFHYASAEEQFPYDFGGSDALDFPKRCALEGPDPEKLPKGARALDLGCAVGRSSFELARHCSSVIGIDYSQAFIDAANRMQVDGSHPATRLDEGSATTQLNVQVDATIDRSRVSFEQGDAQFIREDIGQFDVVVACNLICRLPEPMRLLQRLPDLLKPGGQLFMTTPFTWLEEYTPSDNWLGDGAQDSFAGLRQALEPEFSLDVRWDMPFLIREHARKFQYSIAQASRWWRS; this is encoded by the coding sequence GTGGCGGTGAACCCCTACGAGTCCGACGAACTGCTCCAGCAGTATCTCGTTTTTCACTACGCCAGTGCGGAGGAGCAATTCCCCTACGATTTTGGCGGGTCCGATGCGCTGGATTTTCCGAAGCGATGCGCACTGGAAGGGCCGGATCCTGAGAAGTTGCCGAAAGGTGCCCGCGCTTTGGACTTGGGCTGCGCGGTTGGACGCTCCAGTTTTGAACTGGCACGTCACTGCTCCAGTGTGATCGGGATCGACTATTCGCAGGCCTTTATCGATGCCGCAAACCGCATGCAGGTCGACGGTAGCCATCCGGCGACCCGGTTGGACGAAGGGTCGGCCACGACGCAGTTGAATGTACAGGTCGACGCGACAATCGATCGCAGCCGTGTCAGCTTCGAGCAGGGTGATGCGCAGTTCATTCGTGAGGATATCGGACAATTCGATGTGGTGGTGGCTTGCAATTTGATCTGCCGCCTGCCTGAGCCCATGCGCCTGCTGCAGCGACTGCCGGATTTACTCAAACCCGGCGGGCAGCTCTTTATGACCACGCCTTTTACCTGGCTGGAGGAATATACGCCTTCCGATAACTGGTTGGGTGACGGCGCACAGGATTCTTTTGCGGGTCTGCGGCAGGCTTTAGAGCCGGAATTTAGCTTGGATGTGCGGTGGGATATGCCGTTTTTGATCCGCGAACATGCCCGAAAATTCCAGTATTCGATTGCTCAAGCGAGTCGTTGGTGGCGGTCTTAA